The stretch of DNA TTTCGTCATCGTCGCAGCTTACCTCTACGTGGACAACGCACTAAAACTAATGCGCGTACTCGTAAAGGTCCGCGTAAACCAATCCGAAAATAAGGGGGAATTGAGAAATGGCTAAAACACCTACTCGTTCTCGGAAACGCGTTAAAAAGCAAGTTGCCGATGGCATGGCTCATATTCATGCATCTTTCAACAACACTATCATCACCATTACTGACCGTCAGGGCAATGCTCTGTCGTGGGCAACTGCAGGCGGCTCCGGCTTCCGTGGTTCTCGTAAGTCAACGCCGTTTGCTGCTCAGGTAGCTGCAGAACGTGCGGGTGAAGTAGCGAAGGAATACGGCGTTAAGAACCTAGAAGTGTTTGTGAAA from Aliidiomarina minuta encodes:
- the rpsK gene encoding 30S ribosomal protein S11, giving the protein MAKTPTRSRKRVKKQVADGMAHIHASFNNTIITITDRQGNALSWATAGGSGFRGSRKSTPFAAQVAAERAGEVAKEYGVKNLEVFVKGPGPGRESSIRALNAVGYKITNITDVTPIPHNGCRPPKKRRV